One part of the Melospiza melodia melodia isolate bMelMel2 chromosome 3, bMelMel2.pri, whole genome shotgun sequence genome encodes these proteins:
- the ZFP36L2 gene encoding mRNA decay activator protein ZFP36L2: MSTTLLSAFYDIDFLCKTEKSLTNLSSMLDKKAVGTPVTPPSSSFAPGFLRRHSTSNLTALAGGSKFPSPTGSSSSSTSSSSSSSSSSSSFGNLKETGSGGGGGSSSPTALLNKENKFRDRSFSENGERSQHLMQQLQQQQQAAGKGSGSGGGGGAPINSTRYKTELCRPFEESGACKYGEKCQFAHGFHELRSLTRHPKYKTELCRTFHTIGFCPYGPRCHFIHNADERRPAPGGGTAAPPPAAAAGPHHHPHHAAPHPAGSTGDLRAFAPREHPLGGGGFGHPRGGERPKLHHSLSFSGFSAHHHHHHPPHPHGTAPPPPPPGGRLDAALLESPGGSRTPPPPASASYCEELLSPPCANNAFAFSGQELGSLIAPLALHTQNFAAAAAAAAAAAAYYRCQQQPPPPGGACPPPPASPPFSFQPLRRLSESPVFDAPPSPPDSLSDRESYLSGSLSSGSLSGSESPSLDSGRRLPIFSRLSISDD; this comes from the exons ATGTCGACGACACTTTTATCTGCCTTCTACGACATTGACTTCTTGTGCAAG ACGGAGAAGTCCCTGACCAACCTCAGCAGCATGCTGGACAAGAAAGCCGTGGGGACCCCGGTgacccctcccagctccagcttcGCGCCGGGCTTCCTGCGGCGGCACTCGACCAGCAACCTGACGGCGCTGGCCGGCGGCTCCAAGTTCCCCAGCCCTACCGGCTCCAGCTCTTCTTCCacatcctcgtcctcctcgtcatcctcctcctcctcctcattcgGCAATCTGAAGGAGACGGGCTccggcggaggcggcggcagcagcagccccacggcCCTGCTCAACAAGGAGAACAAGTTCCGGGACCGCTCCTTCAGCGAGAACGGCGAGCGCAGCCAGCACCTCATGCAgcagcttcagcagcagcagcaggcggcCGGCAAGGGGAGCggctccggcggcggcggcggggcccccATCAACTCGACGCGCTACAAGACGGAGCTGTGCCGCCCCTTCGAGGAGAGCGGCGCCTGCAAGTACGGCGAGAAGTGCCAGTTCGCTCACGGCTTCCACGAGCTGCGCAGCCTCACCCGCCACCCCAAGTACAAGACCGAGCTCTGCCGCACCTTCCACACCATCGGCTTCTGCCCCTACGGCCCGCGCTGCCACTTCATCCACAACGCCGACGAGCGCCGCCCGGCGCCCGGCGGGGGCACGGCcgcccccccgcccgccgccgcggcCGGGCCGCACCACCACCCGCACCACGCGGCCCCGCACCCCGCCGGCAGCACCGGCGACCTCCGCGCCTTCGCCCCCCGCGAGCACCCGCTGGGCGGCGGCGGCTTCGGGCACCCGCGCGGCGGCGAGCGGCCCAAGCTGCACCACAGCCTGAGCTTCTCCGGCTTCTccgcccaccaccaccaccatcacccccCGCACCCCCACGGcaccgccccgccgccgccgccgcccgggggcCGCCTGGACGCCGCCCTGCTGGAGAGCCCCGGCGGTTCGCgcacgccgccgccgcccgcctccGCCTCCTACTGCGAGGAGCTGCTCTCGCCGCCCTGCGCCAACAACGCCTTCGCCTTCtcggggcaggagctgggcagcctCATCGCCCCCCTCGCCCTGCACACCCAGAACttcgccgctgccgccgccgcggccgcggccgccgccgcctattaccgctgccagcagcagccgccgccgcccggcggggcctgcccgccgccccccgcctcgCCGCCCTTCAGCTTCCAGCCCCTCCGCCGCCTCTCCGAGTCGCCCGTCTTCGACGCGCCGCCCAGCCCGCCGGACTCGCTCTCCGACCGGGAGAGTTACCTGAGCGGCTCGCTCAGCTCCGGCTCCCTCAGCGGCTCCGAGTCGCCCAGCCTGGACTCGGGCCGCCGCCTGCCCATCTTCAGCCGCCTCTCCATCTCCGACGACTGA